The following DNA comes from Diadema setosum chromosome 20, eeDiaSeto1, whole genome shotgun sequence.
tttcttgatctgacgtgtttccccccccccccccacactgtCCAACGACGCTGTTGTAATTGAGACATGGCAGTTTGTCGAAACGGTTCGATTTACGCATCGATTGGTGTCTATGCGGTTTCTCTTGAGCGGAACTTGCACTTCCTCCGATACtgtattttctctttattttttttttcatgaaagtccTTAATTTGAGACGACATAAACAGAGCCGTTTCATGTATAATTGTGAATGACAACATTCCCACAAGTTAGAATTTGGTTTGTCCCTTTCTTTGGCTGCAATCATATCACGCAAACCGGTGCACGCATCCGATTTGACTCGACAAATCGTGCGGTTTTTAGTGTGATGCATTTAATTCGATTGTGggttatatcatttttttttgtctctctcgaCTGTtcagtgtgtatatgtgtgtgtgtctctgtgtgtgtgtgtgtgggggggggggggtgggtgagTTTGTGAGAGGATGCGCTTGCTAGcctaaatacataaatataattCCATGAAACATACATGACGATTAGTCTCAGTCCCAAACTCTTGTCTCTGTTGTTTTTCCTATCAAGTTTCTTTCTTGTGTACGAAGAACATAATAATTCGCACacataaacaaattatatgtatatatatatatatatatatatatatatatatatatatatatatatatatatatatatatatatatatatatatatatatatatatatatatatatatatatatatatatacatttgttcATACATGACCCAGATTCTGGAATAGCTGACATGAGAATTTAAAAGAATCTCCTGAGTTCATTACATTTACATAACATAAATTGAGAAAAACATATTGTTTCCGACAACACACGAGCTAACCATATTACTTATGTaatgatattttcttattttctcttATCCCGACAATCATTGAAAGGCGTCTTCATAGatctttgttctttcttttctccttctccttgaTCCACGTTGTTTTGTATCTTAATGTCGTTGAGTTTATCGTACTTGCTATAATAGAGCATCTTTTGATTGTctgtgcatttttgttttcttatttgtatgtttgtattgttCTTTGTCACCATATTTTCCTTGTACACACGGCTCAATGAATATGGAATTTGCCGCAATACTGACATCTTATTTCATATTCGTATTTCTTAGGTACTATTTGAGTACTACTGCCAATGTGATTTTATCATTTAATAGCTAACAACGGTTATACATTTTGGATTAAAATgctatttgtattttgtttatcgAGTAACCCACATCTACAGGCTCTGTTTTTTCTTGGATTACTCTTTTTTTCATCGTTTTATTTTACTTCTTAATGTCATTCCTGCAAAAGCACGCATTGATAGTGTTATACTATTATAACCAGACATTCATATTTTTCACTACATATTACAAATTGTACTTCTTTACCTCCTTTAATACTTGTATGCATTGTATTATGTATTGTcatttgttggatggaaatgaaGTGGTTTAATTGAATAGAATTTAGTACGTAGCTCTAGTCTATAGTGTAATTCTACATTCATGAAACAATACACCATAAGCTCGTATCCTTTGACTGTGTCATTTCCATGTTAGTTTATTAAGTTTgaatccattttgaatttccACAATAGCCTCTTAGCGTTCCAGGTTAGATCACATTTGTGTCTGTTAAATCGCAATGCAATATGATCGAAGTCTcggtgtgtatgtatgtgtgtgtgtttgtatgtgtgtttgtacacGGATTGAGGTGACACGATATTTGCTCCTGAGACAATtactccggtcttattttctccaaggacttaaaGTTGGGATTGTGATAGGGCTTtagtgcagatatttcatgggagcaattgtagcaggaaaaaagaaaatgtcatggaaccacaAAGTGAACAATCAGCcgggaaagaagaaaaattaaaaagaaaaatgttgatgaCCTCTTAATCAATTATTCCTGGGCAGCGCTTCATTCTTTAATCATTAATCAACTTGAGCTCAAGATGCCTGTCATAGACACGAGTGCTCCTCCCAATAGTGGCGGTGGTTAATTTAAACTGGGTCTATTACTATAGTATCTGGCCGTTTTCTTTTCACTGTTATAAGAAGCATACAACCTATCTTCTATCAGtattgttgttgtggttttttgtgggttttttttttttttttgcagtctctctttctctcatattCAACATTACTGTACCAAGTATTTTTTCAACTTTCTGAAGTATATGTAACAAATTATCTGTccatctctcttttctttctttctctctctctctctctctctctctctctctctatatatatatatatatatacatatatatattcatatattcatatataattatgatatgcgtgtgcatgtgtgtgtattgatattatatattttttattacgTATATGAATGTCAGAATGATTATGGTGTTCTGCTTGGAGctttttgaataaatatgaagaGGTAAAGGATGAGTGAAGATCCGTCAGGATTAGAATGTCCTTTGCCAGGTTATCCAATAACTTAGTAAATTGAACAAATATGGCAAAGCCCTTTGGACGACTTTctgtttgcgtgttttatctcccacactttttcattttcaaccatGTATGTTTATACATTAACTGGCACattacgtacatgtatatcaaaacatgaaattcaaaCACAAATCAACGTGCTCCGCTTTACACAATGACTGCCTCCAACAGAATGTGATTTGATTCTCCAGGAAACATTTATTCAGAATAATGCACAGGAATGTATAAAGAAGTTTCATTTAGATTTCACATATTTATGATTTACGTCAAAACAAATTCAGCTTCAcgatagtgaaaaaaaaaacaactatacATGTATGGCACAGTACGTTATACAGCTCACAGTGACAGTGATATTATTAAGGTGACAAAATATCCTATCGTTATCTTTGTCAGAATCAGTCCATCAAAGCGTTAATGATGATATCTGTATGTATCTGTCTAGACGGAGGCCTATAGAGGTGGTGAATTTTAAAACAGTCAAATAAAGAAGGTAAATATTTACAATACCATGTACAGCTGATAAACGTTGAAACACTCTCGCTATTCAAACCAGAAACTGGTTAGCGTATCGCCGTGTTGCTTTAATCACAGTATAACGTTTTTGTCGCACGGTAGCTGCTGTGCTCGTCGTCAAAATCTTTGGCAAATTAAACTTATCTGATCTATTGCACTGCTCTCTTCCTCTATTTCGACACTTTTCTCTGTCACAGTTTGTCACTGGCTGCTGTCAAGTGAAGAGATTCCATCGACACTTGTCACAAAGCAGCCTATGCTGACGGCGCAATGTGGCTACTGGCCGTTCAGATAAATTTCACAGATGTAAGTGAAATTTAAACAAACTCAAACCAGAAATAGTCAGAAATAACTCATCATCACGCAGCAAAACAAATCTCATGCTCAAACAACACACGACGTACAAGAAATACGCACACTTACAAGCACCAACGAAAATACTCGGACACAAACACCATCAGCACACAAAAGGAGCCAAGCAAGACCTACATAAACATAATTTCAAACATGATTGTTGGTATTTTTATGATATATTCGTTATTAATGAAATGGTTTCTTATTGCAAATGAATTGTCAGGTTGTTGAGGAATGATCAGCCAATAGATAAATACAATGTTGCCCACCCCttaagaaaataacaaaaaataaaatccatGAGATGGGATCTTGTATACAGTTGTGTTCATGTGTTGCTACATTAACTAGACATATTTCTACATAATTTcaagaacacacacatacacactcacacacattccTACCCTCCAATCCCTTATTCCAAAGAGGAATGAATACATCAAATGAATGATCTTTACTAACAGATGGGAAGCAGGTGCCCATTTACATAAAAtataatttcaaaaaagggtATTTTTTGGAAGTTGCAACAAACGCAGCTACCATAGCAAATGCTGAGAGCTGATTGGTTGCTAGCTGGCTGCAGCATATAGTAAGCTCAATAATTTATTGTCACAATAACTGCGAACCTCTGCATGAATTCGAGCATAGATGTGAGTTATTTCATATTCTATGGTCTGTGGTGTCTCGGAATAAGGGACTTTACTTCTCTCGCAATAAAaatatcccataatgcaccatCGACTTTTATGACTATAAGTCATAAAATCTTCAATTCATTATCAACGAAGTGATCAAACATAGTTTTCTTAAAATCAACAGTAAAGTGTTTTGATTGCCTCGTGAAGACTATATGATtggaaaatatgttaaattacTAATATTCTTTTACCATTTCCAGCTTCCATTTTGGGAATattttcagaaaagaaaaatatgcaagTGCAATTGGTGGCTGTTCTATCCAAAACACTTTCTAATCAAGACCGAACCTTATACGTCCCCACTTCATTCTAAATGGCATGAAATCTGATAGTATTGAGGAAATATTTGTGAATCGACTACACCGGAGCTCTATACAATATTTGTTGAAGCCATGACTTGGAGTGTGGTGTAATCACTGTCTAAGTTGATTACAAACAAGAGagtatcaaaatatatataccaGAAAGACAATGGAAGTTGAATCAAAGGCACACATAACATAGAGAATTTGCCGATTTTTtaattgtacataatatgtttACGAAACAATGACGTCACTCACACTGACagaatattcaaatttaagGGTGAGTGACGTTATAGCCTAATAGTTTCTAAGCGGTTTGCCCTGAAAAACGTCACCGAATTTCCCATGTTTTAAGGGTAGCTGGATATAGTTGCCAATTGTTgacagactaaaaaaaaaaaaaaaaaaatcgaccaATAACGGAGCTGTGAGGAGATGacatcatttcatttgcatgatTTTGCTGATGACCAATATCACTGTTTTGTGAAGAGTGCAAGGTTTCCATGACTTGCTAATTTATCGATCGAATAATTGTTTTGAAAATTACAACGCTCAGTAAACTTTAGACAAATCactctttggcccgaattcacgaaggtggtacaaacaaaaccatggtttaaaccatggacaaaaaccatggagcgccaagtgtcgtacggaatatttcgttacgaaattggtcatttcgtcgataaaatgacaggtttcgttaacgaaattatcattccgtggacgaaatgttcatttagttacaaaatgttgtcattttgttacaaaataataatttcatcgacgaaatgactgatttcgtgacgaaatattccatgcgacacttggcgctccatggtttttgtccatggtttaaaccatggtttcatttgtaccaccttcgtgaattcgggcctttgtgtcCAATTAAAGTCGATTTGAGCATTCTCCATGATTTCAACATGAAGCCGAGTACCTCTGAATAGCACAAATTTATGCAGCACCTCGTAAAGAACGATCTTGTCCAGCGTCTTTGGAAGGAAACAAAGAAGATCTTCACGTTTCAGTTACTcccacattttccttcattgttCAAGGTGGCACGATAGCTTTGTttgtttcggttttttttttttttcaaaacggCACATTTTGGTTGAGTTTATCTTTATATAAGCCCAATTTGTTCAGCTCCCATTCCCGCATGTTTAGCACCCACTTCTGACTGAAGTTGCCGTCACAATCTTGCACACTCAGAGTGAAGTTGCCATCGTAGACTTGGAGGTCAAGACATTTTCCGGCATCTTTTCTTAGCTCTTGCGACTGtggtggaagagagagagagaaaaaaaaaagtgggggtgGGTTAGGAATATTGTTGTAGAAACAACAGTGAATTACTTTCAAAATTACCTTCCTATCGAATGATAGATTTCTGCTCAGAATAATAATAAGATTATAAGattaagatttttttcattccttCGTAAAAGATCATACAAGTTAAAGTTCATGCAGACGGAAATTTGATTCCAAATGTCATGTCCGTTTGATCGTCTTCGTGGAAATTTTTCAGATGTCTTACAGTCGTATACAGATACATTTGCATGTCTTGTTCTTGTCTTATGCATCATGCACTGTTTTCAGAAAGTACAGATTTGCCTGCTTGTGGATGCTAGAACGTATCATTGATGGAGATTTTCTTCGCACTTTACATGCTTTATACGGATGTtgatcattttcatttaatactttttttttcgaatcaGCTGTGTTGTgcaacctgaaaaaaaaaataacaaaacaaaactactcACTTTTTCATCGTAAACCCATTCTTGGTTGCCTTTCATTTGATGACAGCCGTATAGCTGGATTTTGGAGCCGTCGAAATCCAAACAGTTTGTGTCGTGCTTGACTTCTCTTTCAGATGTGTACATCCAGAGctaatacaaaaaacaaaaaacaaaaaaaatacaaaaaatataatGAGCGTGAAGAGCTGATGTGCGGTTTATTGTTATGATGATCTTACACACTAGATTTCTGAGGAAGATGATAGATTATATTTTACagataaaatgataaaacaaatgaaaatttaggaTCTGATCTATTCTTTTACTGTAATGATGATCTTACATACGCTAGATTTTTGACGCAGATGACAAAATGATATGCATACAAATAACAAAGGTGACATTTCCCCTCCTACGTGTATCCAGGCAACCAGAGCTTAGTAGATAAATCGCTTGAACAGTAATTACGCTTGTTGATAGTGCTTTGGTATACATTGGTTTATTTATTGTATGTTGATGTCTTTCCTGATCAACCTATGATTCTTCCCATCCAAATTCACGCTTCCAATTATATTCCTGCAATATGTCGGTTTACCACTTACTCAAATATCATTATGCGGTTGGCTACATGAGACATTTATATCGTTTTATCCCTCCAGGCAAATTCAATTAACACCATACCTGTGTGGTTCTGTACCCTACACGCTAGCTATGAGCTATCTGCATCGACCAGTGACCACACAACTAAGTAATATGTCAAGCCTTTGATCAATAATAATCCAATGCATTCTAGTAGCCATTAGTCTGCGATATCAAACACTCCTGGTCAAATACAACGCTGTTTGCTCAGACTATAATTCCTCACGGATTCAGAATGGCGTCCGCCTCGGAGATGGGGCGTATACAGCATATCATGGCAAAGGTAATTGTATAGCCTGAGATTCGGATCACCACTACGCGCGTTTTATATTTTGAGCCGCTATGGTACACGATCGATTAAGCTCTTATTAGAAGTTTGCGAGAGATTTGCATTCTAATCAAACTCCACCCACTAAATCTAGGGTGGGGTTGATGTCAAATGGAAAGCAAAACTATTGCGTTTAATGTGTCAGACCTTTGACGAGGACTCAAATATAATTTGTGTAACTTCACTGTATAAATTCCATTAAGGAAAGTTAGTTAACACTGTCATAACCATTTGGCCCTCGTTTGCAGAGAATAGCAACGGCAATTTAAGATGGTGAACCTGAAGGATTTAAAATGATGTGACGTCATACTAACATCAAATCAACCAGGAGGCAAGAATAAGTCCCATTGatgatttgtttattttcacttatttttgtgtgggtctttttttttcatgtacttTCGGTTGTCTGAttgtttgtctatttgttttGAATGTGAGAgtgtgttgctgtttttgtctTAGAATATATAATAGTAATCTCACAGAAGAGCTTAAATAATGACAAgacccccctccacacacacacacacacacacacacacacacacacacacacacacacacacacacacacacacgcacacacacgatCTTCAGTCACTTGCCTCATTACACAGAGTCGCAACGAGTCATAGTAAGATACAAAAATTGAGCATACACGAAAATGCTTTATGTATACTCTTTGGAAGCGTCGAAAGTGCAGCCTCTGTTTACCTGACTGACTCCCTCGCCGTGGCACGGGTGAGCTATGACAGGAAAGGGGTCCTTGGTCTGCCCTCCAGTATCCAAGCACCATCCTGTTTCGGGATGCCGTATCtatttgaatgaatatataaacgATTGACAACTACCGAAACACGCATACTGGGTTTGAATACAGAATATAAACCTTTAATATCAAAACCTGTTTCTATTACTCTCTCTTGTGTTTATTCTTGACGTAAACATTTAGAATATAATAATCTTTCTTATATCAGTAACATAATCTCAGTCCGGGAAAGGACGATTTGGTGTGATTTTAAGAGGCGATTTTCGTGATTATTGTTGTACATAATGTGTGCAAAGCACTGCAGTTCTGGCAATGCAAAATGCACGTCCAGACAATTTATACAATAAACACAATGTACagtcgataaaaaaaaaaagataaataatcaCAACCCACAACATAAttcactgaacaaggatgatgacattaaAGGCTCGCACATTCCAGTAATGaagcaatttatttcattaCAAGGTCACTTGCTCAACAAATCCACCTGGGTAGAATTTATGACTGCGCTTCTTCTTTTGCGCTGCTTCCTTGAGCGcccaatcatgcattcttatgtgaaactgctatgtcatcatcctcgttcattttgatttgttatcaattttgcaaacattcCTATTCATCAATTtcgaaactctgtacccagtataaccaatttgtATAGGTGTTAAACTGAAAAAGTCTTCAAATACAGTGTAATCCTGAAGTCTCCTTTAACACTAGATACAAAGGAATGGCATGGTGCCTTCCGACATTATTTCCCATTCTATGTTTGAAAACGTCTGCACTGATAAAACACTATGATATACGACCAGACAGTATGGCTTGTATGAAGCAATGAAACTATTCGGGAGACAACAGATTGCTCCGACGTGTCTTCCAATATAAATTGCCCATAATATATCGAAGAAGGGCGTCTGAAGATGAGATGGGGATGAGAGGCCTGCTCATCTCTCTCTCACTATCCATCTACCTCTATCTTCGtatgtctctatctctctctatctatctacctctaattcatatatctctttctctctccatccaCCTGCCTCTGTCTTCACGTGTCTATCTCTCCATCCATCTACCTTCATCTTCATATTCAAAtatgtctctatctctctctttctctctatccatCTGCCTCTATCTTCATGTCTTTATCTCTCCCCATCTATCTACCTCTATCTTTATATGTCTCTAACTCTCTCCATCCCTCTACCTCAATTTTCATATGTCTCTATCTGTCTCCATCCATCTACCTCTATCTTCATATGTctctatatctctttctctatccaTCTACCTCTATCTTCATGAtatgtctctatctctctcgaTCCATCTACCTCTAATTCATATGTCTCTATGTCTCTCCGTCCATCTACTCCTACCTGtatgtctctatctctctccatCCATCTACCTCTATCTTCATatgtttctatctctctttatcCATCGACCTCTATCTTCTcatatctgtctctctctctccctctctctctctctctctctccatccacTTACCTCTATCTTCATATGTCTCTATGATCCGTCTACCCCATCTTCACATGTCGctatctctctctatcattTACCTCTATATCTTTATAatgtctctatctctctctctatctatctacctttaTCGTCATATTACGTCTCAATCTCTCTCCATCCATCTACCTCTATCTTCTATGTcaatatctctctctttcacgCATACGTTAAGACACATAATATCCCCTTCCTTCATCTTGGGTCTCTCCCTccctcatcacacacacacatgcacacacgcacacacacacacacacaaacaaacacacacacactccctcCCTCTCAACCATCTCTCCCTCACACAAACtccatctgttttgtttttttatctccatcatttttttctctctctctcttctccacTATCTTCCTGCCCTTCTCCATCTCCACCCCCTTCTCCATcaatctttttctctctttttttcttcaagttagGTCagtgataaaagaaaagaaatgactcCGTGGCGTCGGCGTGGAGTGGCTATAAATGCCAAATTATTCTCAGCCGCCTTCCACCTAATATCGCCTTGGATCGTCACTCGTCGAACACTTCCTCGTGGGTAATAAACTATCTGCTCCATGACTCTACAACAAACCCACTGATTACCACTCTAATTTGCATGTAATGTGTAATACATAGATGATGAATACACGCAGATATCCACAATACATACATGACAAGCATCAGTTATCCCAAGCGTAGGGTTAATGTTGCGTTCTTTTGTTTATGCTCCAGAcagacattttgttttcttctttttttatcacattGTAGTCCATGATTGCCATTCAATCTATTTTCCCAATTTATGGCGCGCTTTTGAAAAACAGTAATAAGGCTATAATTACAGGCCCTTTACGCCAAGATGAAATGCACATTCCCTGCTAGAAAGAACACAGTATCCCATAGTGTTCCGcagtgaaacacagtgtgaaatctcttcacattgttaaattcgagcgttttaacgtTGTAAATGCATTGTGAATTATCAATTCAAAGCGTGAAACAGAACActactatgtgaacactctgtgaaaaaccACATCATCACAGTGTgcaatcatcttcacactgttagaGCGTTTTCACacagtcgactatgtgaacacatcgtgaacacactgtgggacagtGGATTCTTTTCAGCAGGGTCTACTTATTACGGTTTAAGAGTTTTATGTATGCAGTGTATGCATATGCCGTCAATGATCGCCAGGGAGTACAAATTACTGCagaaccatgaaaaaaaaaaggcttgtgATCTTTCTGTAAATGAAGATGGCTTAAAGATCTATGGGTCCAGATAAGGGGTACAAGAAACTACCTCCAAGACCAAGGTTTCCGTAATCGGACGACGCAACTTTTGCGAGCAAACTAAAGTCCAGCTTATTTGACATAGGGAGTAATAAACATTAATTTACCCTGACATTTTTTGTCTGATTTAGTTTAGAGTGCATGATCTTACTGATAGCATTGGTTCTTACCTCGCCGAATTTGCGTCCCTTTAATGGCCACGACGTCTCTGGATAAACATTTTCTAAATACCATTTAAACGACTTGCAGCCAAGTCTACGCCTGAGTTCGAGTCGGTCGGTGATGTTTCCTTCGTCGACCGCTAGCGTATACGGAGACACAAAGTAGAAAAATTCCTTGTACTCGTCCAACCAGACTTCCGCCAGTCGTTTGTTGTTGTGACTGAGAAAATCGTGGTGGTGATCATTGGTGTAAGGGGCCTTGCGTCGAAAGATGTGGCCGACATGGGAACAGCCGAGGATTTCTAGACGACCACCACACATCCATGTCTGAAGTGGGAAGGTGAATGGACAAAGCAAAAAAAGGTAGACAGTATCGGTGGTAGACCCTTCTGTCTGCAAGCCAACGTGAGAAGTGAAGATGGGGCTCGTAGTCATAGTAATGGGAAAGTTGTCacacttaaagggatagtatagttttggttgagacgtgGGATTCAGATTTAAACTTTTGGCGAGTTAATTAGAAACCACTAagtcttatgaaatatcaaagagcatacaattctaagatgaattcaaagtttgtttgatgaaaatcggttgcgaaatggctgaaatatccaaaagcaaagtaaatcAAAGTAGTCCTAATAAAAAATCgagttccaccttttattaggaccttcTTTTTTGTCACCTCGCACACATTTAGTCATAACTGCAAGACGAGGGATGactattttatttttgatatgaaCATTTTCCTCATATTAAGAGAATGAAGATGGCACAAAGAGAAGTAGTAAATTTTCATCACTTTCTACATTAACACGAAAATTAATTTAACGGGCATGCTAGAGAGCAGAGGAACGTAAGAAAGTGATTCCGTTTGACATATCGTACCGCTTTGAGACAACTCTGAACATGCTAAATGTTAACAATCTCATGTGACTTGGCTACCTGTGATAAGACAACGCAAGTGCAGCGGTACGGTGTGGTATGGACTTCGTAGGGGAAATTTGCGAGGATGAGAGTAAATAGGTAGGCAAAAATGATTtagtttgatttaaaaaaaaaaaatatagagggATAACGATGTGTAagatattgtgtatttctaatAGTATCCAATTCCATAACTTGCATTGGTAAAGACCCAAACACATGACTGTCTTACCCGTTTACACTACAGGCAGTGAAGTTTGGAAgctcattaaaaaaaggaaaggaaaacaaagaaaaggaaaaacaacaacaactactactattaccattactattactatgactattactattactattactattactattaccaactactactactgctactactactactactactaccactactactactatatactactactactactactactactactactactactactaataataataataataataataataataataataataataataataataataataataataataataatgataataatacttgctgctactacaactacaactacaaccACACGTACTTTGAAGGATATTTCGAGGTTCTCGGCTCCCCAAATCTCGTAACCTGGATCGTACATGCCCGTTTCCACGAAGTACCCCTTGTCGATGGCGAACAGCCCACCGGCCATGGTAGGGGAAGGGATGGGCAACGTCGGGTCGCCTTTGATGAGGGCGAGGTCGCGCTTCTGTACCGCTTGCCAAGTGAACGTCAGCCTCCAGTCAAACACTCCGACGAAGGGGATTTCCCCGTCGCCCTCGTAAGCTAACGTCTCGTCGTTGATGACGTCAACGACCGGCGTGACCACGTTGCTTCTGAAGATAAGAAAATTGACCCCAGGATCCGTCAGCTGAAATGATTCATTCTCACTATTGCCTATGTTCCGTCTACGTCATCACGCTAAAGAATGTTGGAAGTGTATAAGTAAGTGATGAATTAAGCAGAGGAGTGAAAATaccgaacctgtcatctactgctttccaggCAGATACACTACCACCACGCTGTCCCTGGTTGCTGGCATGCAGTGACATGATGAGCTTGGAACAAATACCTCAGCTCCGAAATTACAACATTGTTAAAGTAAGTAGTC
Coding sequences within:
- the LOC140243550 gene encoding polypeptide N-acetylgalactosaminyltransferase 1-like — protein: MASDMIGFNRSLPDVRPKQCLSKKYPAHLPTTSVIIIFHNEAWSALLRTVHSVINRSPPQALAEVILVDDASTRDHLGHKLDEYVATLSVPVRVERMGVRSGLIQARMRGARVAKGQVLTFLDSHCEVTVGWLEPLLARIAEDRSNVVTPVVDVINDETLAYEGDGEIPFVGVFDWRLTFTWQAVQKRDLALIKGDPTLPIPSPTMAGGLFAIDKGYFVETGMYDPGYEIWGAENLEISFKTWMCGGRLEILGCSHVGHIFRRKAPYTNDHHHDFLSHNNKRLAEVWLDEYKEFFYFVSPYTLAVDEGNITDRLELRRRLGCKSFKWYLENVYPETSWPLKGRKFGEIRHPETGWCLDTGGQTKDPFPVIAHPCHGEGVSQLWMYTSEREVKHDTNCLDFDGSKIQLYGCHQMKGNQEWVYDEKSQELRKDAGKCLDLQVYDGNFTLSVQDCDGNFSQKWVLNMREWELNKLGLYKDKLNQNVPF